GTTCGCCCGACTATGTAATCTGTTATCTCGCCATCTGGCGTATCGGGGCGGTGGCCGTCCCTGTCAATATCGCTCTCACCGAAGAGGAAGTCCGCTATGCGGTGACAAACGCCGGAGCAGCGGCAATCATAACGGACGCGGGCGGATGCGGGGCGGCCGAACGGATACGGGGCCGTGCGCCCTCGGTCAGGCACATCGTCTGTACGGGCACGGGAGGGTCCGCCGGGACGGTGCCGTGGGACGCCATACTGGCCGCACCGCCCGAGCTCCGTGCGGCGTTCTGCGCCGGTGACACGGTATGCCAGCTGCAGTACACGTCGGGGACCACCGGGAATCCGAAAGGGGCGATGCTTACCCATGCGAACTGGATGGCGGCGCTGGATGCCGGGGGTGAGGTTCTCGGCCTGTGCTCTGACGACGTATACCTCGGCATCTACCCGATGGCCCATGTCGGCGTGAGCTGGGGCATTTCCGCCCTGAAGGCGGGAGCCACGTGGGTTGTCATGGAGCGTTTCGATCCGGAGGCCTACATACGCCTCGTCCCGGAGAGCGGTGCGACGGTGGTTGCATCCATGCCCCCGGTGATCCATTCCCTTTCTCTCTCGCCCCCCGGTACGGAGGAGGCGTTCGCCGGCACCCGCATCATGATCAGTGGCGGCGGCCCCCTGCACCCGAGTATCTGGAAGACGTTTCACGAGCGGTTCGGGATTCCCGTCGCGAACGCATACGGGCTCTCCGAGACGATCGTCGTCGGGACCGGGACGGCGATCCGGCCGGAGGACTATGCCACCGCCGAGGATTTTCGGAGCGTGGGGCATCCTGTCGGCTATTCCGAAGTGACGATCGTCGATACGGACGATCCCACCATCGAACTGCCCCCGGGTGAGACGGGGGAGATTGCCCTCCGGGGACCGTCCGTCGCCTCGGGCTACTGGCAGATGCCCGACGAAACGAATGCCGTCTTTCTCCCCGAGGGATGGTTTCTGACCGGGGATATCGGGTACCTGGATTCGTCGGGAATGCTCGCGATTACCGACCGGAAGAAAGACATGATCGTGATGTCGGGATGGAAGGTCTACCCGACCGAGGTGGAGAAGGTGCTCATGGAACACCCGAAAATCCGGGATATCGCAGTCTTCGGCATCCCGGACGAGCACCGCGGCGAAATACCCGTGGCTGCGGTCGTGCCCGCTGCCGGGGTGGAGTTTCTCCACGAGGAACTCGTGGAGTACGCCCGGGAACGACTGGCCGGGTACAAGATCCCCCGCAGGACCGTGATCCTGCGCGATCTGCCCCGCGTCGGTGGCTGGAAGCTCCTGAGGCGTGAACTCAGGGATCGGTTCGGTGCGATTTCTCGCCGGGAATAAACGCTGCCGGAGATCCGGGTACCGGCCTCCGGGGATATCTTTTTACGCCATCTCGTCGATTTTCTCTCCGCATGCCCGAAAACAATGAGTACCTGGAAGAAATACGGGAAAAGCGCTCGACAGGAATCTCGGGACTCGATTTTCAGCTGGGTGGGGGCTATCCCGAGGGCACGTCCATTGTCGTCTACGGCACCGCATTAACCGGGATGGACCGGATGGCCGTACAGTTCTGGAAGGCCGAGGAGACCGCGGGGACATACCTGATGCTTGACGCAGCACCCGTAGAGGGAATGATAAAGCCTTCCGGGTCGGATCCGGGCACCCTTGTTCCGCTCATGGAAGGGGATCGCGTGGTTGTCGATTCGCTCTCGACAGTCCTTCTGGAGCACGGCATCGATGCGGCGATCCACTGCCTCACGGACGGGGTCGACTCGGTCCGGCGGCAGGGCGGCAACGTCATGTTCCTCCTGTATTCAGGCATCCACACCCCGCTGGAAGAGCTTCGCATCATCCGTGCCGCGGACATCTTCATGACCCTTACCGAAACGACACACGGCAATGAGATCGAGCGGCGGCTCGCCATCAATAAAATCCCGCACATGGATGTCCCGCAACGGGTATATCCCTATAATGTCATGAAAGAGGGGCTCGAATTTTCCACCACGGCACGCGTTGTGTAGAACACGACGTTGGGGGAAAATATTTTTGGGGAACCGGCGACCACCGGCATACCCGTTGATGCAACCGATGCCTGCCTTCCCCCGGCCGGTTCCGGAGTGCGACGGTGACGGGCAGCTCATCGTCATCAATCGTGTCGGATCGAAAATCCCGGGCATCCATAAATATACAGTTTGAGCATGGTTACTTCCCGCACATTCGCCGGCGAGCAGGATTGTACCCGGGCAATCGAATATTTCCGGCAGATAATAGACGGAAAAGAACCCCGGATCAGCCAGATTCGCACTCAAAAAAGCCAGTAGTAAAATACGCATGGATATCGGGAACCTTTTCACTGCGGTTTAATCGTGAGTGAAATTGTCGCCAATTCGCTGAAACATGCCTTCCCGGGAACCGGCCGGGACCATCAGCACACACGATCCGGAGGGCCTCTTCACGATGATTATTGCCGATGACGGCGTTGGCTTTCCCCCTGATGACCGGCAGGAGCACGTATCGCCGGGCCTGCACTTCGTCAGGCTCATTACCACGGCCCGGCCCGACGGTTCACTATACGTCACCAGCGAAAACGGAGTGATATTTAAAATACAATTTGCCATGAATCATTAATTACTGATTCTCATGACACACGGCACAATTCTCGTCGTCGAGGATGACATCATCATCGCAACACTCCTTCAGACCAGATTGAAAAAACTCGGATTTTCCGTTGTTCATATCTCTGCAACCGCCGAAGATGCGATTATGAAGGCGACGGAACTCAAACCTGATCTGGCGCTGATGGATATACGCTTGAAAGGAGAGAGCGACGGTATCGGTGCTGCGGAAGCCATCCGTGAAAAAGAAAATATTCCGGTGATCTATCTCACATCGCACTCTGATGAAGACACTCTCGAACGGGCAAAAAAGACAAAACCCGCGGGATACATCATAAAACCGTTCACTGACGATATCCTGAGGACCACGATCGAAATCGCACTTTATTCGTCCGGTAAAACCGGGTGATGCGCAATTCCGCGGATAGCGCAGCAGGGTACAGGCACCAGGAGTCGTTCACTTCATGAAATTAACAACCAAGAGCCTAATTATCATCCTCATTACGCTGGGGGTTCTGTTTACCGGCCTGTACATCTCGGCGAACATGCTCCTCATGGACAGCTACAGCCGGATCGAGACGGACGATATTGCGAAGGACATGGAGCTGGTGATCAACGCATATGAGGCCGATGTCAAAGCCCTCGATACCCATGCGACCGACTATGCCTTCTGGGACGACACCTCCGTGTTCATGGCGGATCATAATGATGCCTTTCTCCGGTCCAACATGGTGCCTTCCCTCTTTGAAAATCTCGACATCCAGCTGATTCTCTTCATCGACACGGACGGACACCTCGTCTACGGACGTATGATGCCGCCCGGCGGGGATCTCCTGGTCCCCCTCGCCCCGGAAATCGAGGCAGGAATTCTCTCCGACCCCCTGCTTTCCTCTCATTCATCACCCGAAGCATCGATACGGGGACTCGTCATTCTGCCCGGCGTAACTCCCATCGTCGCCGCATCGCGCCCCATTTTAAACTCGCATGCCGAAGGGCCGGTGAAAGGTGCCCTGATCATGGGTAAATTCCTCACACCGGTACAGATGGAGCGGCTGTCAGGCATCACCAATCTCCCGGTCTCGGCTATTTTGTGGGAGAGCGACGATATCGGTGACGGCATCCGTACCGCACTTCTCAAAAACAGAATCGCTGTTATTCCTGCGAACGATACAATAATTTCAGGTTATACGCTCCTCAGCGACATACACAGCCAGCCGGCCCTTGCACTCACCATGGATCTCCCCCGGACAATGATTCACCAGGCATATTCGACAATCGCCTATCTCCTTACATCGCTGATCGCCATGGGGGGAGTGTTCGGGATGTGCACACTATTCATTCTGAGCCAGCTGATTCTGGAGCCCATCGGCGGGTTGAACCGGAAAGTCACATCAATCACCTCGTCGCGTGATTTCAGCAGGAGAATCGCCGTGAAGGGCGACGACGAGATTGCATCGTTCGCAGGAAACATCGACAGCATGCTTGCCGAGATCGAGCAGTCGCAAAAAATCCTGCGGCAAAGCGAAGAGAAATACCATACGCTGGCCGACTCTCTTCCCCAGATCGTTGTTGAAGCGGACAGGGAAGGGCGGATCACCTTTATCAACCAGGCAAGCCCGGAGATTTTCGGAACGTTTTCCGAACAGGACAGGAACATCTTCAATCCCGGACTATTTGCCGATGCGACGGAGAGGGAGAGGGTAATCGCCTATGCACAACAGGTGCTGAACGGCGAAACAACCCGTGCGGCGCAGTTCACCATGCTCGGGAAAGATAAAACACCGATTCCCATGATCGTTCATGCCACACCGGTTATCCAGGAGGGGGTTGTCGTCGGCCTCCGTGCCGTCGCAAGCGACATTTCAACCGTCAAATCTATCCAGAGCGAACTGGAACGCTCCGTCTCCGAGAAAGATACGCTGATGAAGGAGCTGCACCACCGTGTCAAGAACAACCTCCAGGTGATCTCCGCGTTGATCTCGCTTCAGGCGGAGTATGTCACGGATACGACTGTCCTCAATGCATTGAAGGATGCCCAGAAACGCATTATGAGCATGGCGCTCCTGCACGAGAAGCTCTATCGTTCACAGGACATGTTCCACGTCAATATTGCCGGGTACATCTCGAATCTCGTCGGACACCTCGGTATGATCTATGAAGGCGAGGCGCGGAACGTGGAGATTTCCACCGATGTACAGGTGCGGGATCTGGATCTCGACACCACAATTCCCTGCGGACTGATTGTCAGTGAAATCGTGTCCAATTCAATGAAATACGCATTTCCGGACAACCGGAGCGGAAGGATCGAGATTCGGATGAGCGAGGATGCGGAGGGCACCATCACAATCAGGATCAGTGACAATGGCGTGGGATTCCCTCACGCCCTTGACGTCAGACAATCGCCGTCACTCGGGCTGCACCTCATCAGAATGCTCGCGGAAAACCAGCTGGAGGGGACACTCGCCATCGAAACCGAAGGTGGCGTCACCTATACAATCTCATTCCGGCGAAGGAAACCTTCCCCGCACACCTGATCACGGACGGGTGACGCGATTCGTGCTCACCCCGCACCATCACGATGCGCGGAATCCTCCTGATTCAGGAGTGCAGGGGGTATTCTCCCTGCATCCCCTGTACGCCTGAGATATGCTGCTGATGACGGGAGTGTGAACGGACTGCCCTGTGGGCCAGTAATTATGTAAAATTCTCGTGCCACTGGAATATTCCAGCCCGATTGTACTATTTTTATAGAAAGGATTTTATACGCGCCATGAACATCAGATGTATGAATTCCGCCGCGATTCATATCGTTGAAAACGACGTCATCATCAGCGCCGTTATCAAAATGCGGCTGGAACATCTTGGATTTGCCATCGACGGCATTAGTAAAAACGCACGGGATGCAATCACATCGATTTCCCGAAACAAACCGGACCTGATTCTCATGGATATCGGTCTCGACGGAGATATGGACGGGATAGAGGCTGCAGCTGCCATACAGGAAATGAACAGGATCCCGATAATATACCTGACAGGATACACCGATCCCGAAACGGTGAAACGGGCACGGGAAACCCGTCCGGACGGCTATATTATCAAACCGTTCTCAGATGAGAGCCTCCGCGTCGCCATCAGTCTTGCCCTTGCCGGAAACACGGCTTCCGAACACCTCATTTAAAGCTCTGAACGGACGCAAGCGGCCGCTTTCGCCATCCTTCTTAGTTTTTCAAATGCGGTTTCCCGCGAGAGCATCCGGAGTCCGCAGTCGGGATCGATGAGAAGGCGGTCCGCCCCGAAAAGGTCGACACCGTGCTCGATATGCGCCCGAATGGCTGCGACCGGTTCAATGTCGGATGATGCGGAGTCCACCGCCCCGTACCCGATGATCTTCCCTTTGAGGTCCGCACCGGAAACAACCTCAAGGTTGTCCGGGTTGTTTGCGAATTCACAGTCGAGGATATCGACCGGCATTTTCCGGATGTCGTCGATGACGCCGCGTAGCCCGCCGCAGACATGAAGCCCGGTCGGGATGCGCAGCACCGAGGTGATGGTGCCGACGGCCTGCCGTGCGGTATGCAGGTTTGCCGTACCGGTGGAGAGGATGGGCTCGTCGATCTGCACGATTGTCACACCGGTCTCTTCGAGGCGCTTCGCCTCCGTGGCAAGCGCCTGCGCGATGTCGAGGATCAGCTCCTCCCTGTTCCGGTACATCGGTGTATCGATTTTCAGCGCATGGGCGAGCGTTGAGGGGCCGGTGAGAATTCCCTTCACCTTCGCGTGCTGGGAGAGAGCATACCGGGTGTCGCCGACCGTGAAGGCTTTCGGCGGGGCCTGTACCCTGCCGATTACCCGCTGCCCGCTGATGCCCGGAAGCTGTGATGTGAAGGAACCGATCATGTCGCCCCGCACCTGCCCGTTCGAGATGATATCGATGCCCGCCCGTATCTGGTCGGCGACGGCGGTCTCCATGGCGGTTTTGAGCGGGTCCATCAGGGAAAGAAGGCCCTTCCCCTTCACCACCGGATAGCTGCCCACGACGGTCGTGGGAAGCAGTTTGGATGTCAGGATCATGGTGTCAGGCGATGGCGATCACGCGGGAACAGCACCGCTTCCCTGATATTCGGCAGTTCAAGCATGGTCATGACGAGCCGTTCGGCACCCAGCCCCCACCCGGCGTGGGGCGGCATGCCGTAGAGGAACGGCTGGAGGTAGAATTCAAAATTCTCCGGCGAGAGCCCCTTGGCACGGATCTGTTCGACGAGGAGGTCGTGCCGGTGCACCCGCTGTGCGCCGCTCGACAACTCCATCCGGGGATGCATCAGGTCGAAGGCACGGCAGATCTCAGGCCGGTCCTCGTAGGGCAGTGCATAATACGGCTTGATCTCCGTCGGCCAGTCGACAATGAAATAATGCTCACCCATCTCTTCGCCGAGCGCTCTTTCGGCGGCCGTGCCGAGATCATCGCCGTATGCGAGATCCTCGTCGATCTTCGCCGATGCGATCCCGATCGCCTCTTCGTAGGTAATCCGGGGAAACGGAGCCACCGGCACGGCGGGAGCCACACCAAGCACCTCAAGCTGGGAGGCGCACCGTTCTCCGACGCTCTCGTATGCGGCGATGATGACACGCTCGAGTAGATCCATCACGTCATGGTGGTCTGCAAACGAGACCTCAACATCGATCGAGGTCGCTTCGTTAAGGTGGCGGACGGTGTTGTGCTCCTCGGCACGAAAGATCGGGCCGATTTCGACGACTTTTTCAAACCCCGCAGCCATCATCATCTGCTTGTAGAGCTGGGGGCTCTGGTTGAGGAAGGCTTCCTTTTCAAAGTATGCAATGGGGAAGAGCTCCGTGCCGCCCTCGGTTGCCGCCGCAACCACTTTCGGCGTCTGTATCGTGATAAAACCCTCGCGGGCAAGGAGATCCGACACGGCATGCGTGACCGTGCTGCGTATCTGGAAGATGGCGCTGATTCGCGGCCTTCTGGCGTCGAGGAACCGTGCATCGAGCCTCGTGTCCAGTTCGGCGGGGACCTTCTCCGCCACGTCGAGCGGGAGCGGGGTTGCCGCACGGGCGATGACCTCGAAGGTTTCGGGAATAAGCTCCCTGCCGCCGGGTGCCTTGTCCACCGCCCTGACGGTGCCCGTAATGCGCACGACGGATTCCCGTGAAACGGATTTCGCCGCTTCGATGACATCGTCCGCCGCCTTCTTTTTCACGATGGTCGCCTGAATGATGCCGCTCCGGTCCCGGATCAGATAAAAGGAGAGGCCCCCGAGATCGCGGATCTCATGGACCCATCCGATGATTTCGGCTGCCTCCGTTTCCGGGGTAATGTCTGCTATTCGTTTGCGCATAAAGAATCTGCTGTACTATGAGGTTTTCGAGACTAATTGATTTTGCGTGCAATGCCGTGACGGCCCGGCACCAAAAACCCCATCATTTTTACCGTTCACCTCCCAACCTGACAATGAAGGACGTGCGCTATGGTTCCCACAATTCCTGTCGCTTCGGCGGGATCGAACGAGGGTGAGAAGCCCGTTTTGGAGGCAGGGCTGATGCCGGTCTCGTATCACACGTGCTCTTCCCCGGTGTTTCGCCTGCTCGCGGCGGCGCTTCTTCTCATACTTCTCCTCCCTGCCACCGGATCGGCGCTCTCCTTCGAGAGCGGAGGCGTCCCTCCCGGGGAGCCTCTTCTGGCAGCGCAGAACGTCAGCATCGGCTGTACGATCCGGTACGATGCCACATCGGGAGCAGAATCGATGGATTTTTTCACGGATCTCGACAGCGCCCGGTGGATCTTCACCATCACCCGCAACGGTGCGGGAACTCCCATGGCACCCCGGTTCGGCAGATACGAATCCCTGACAGGATTTGAGCTCTATTATCCGGGCAGCGTTACACGAATCGACATCAGCCTTGCAGGAAAGGCACCCGCAAACCCGGGAACGATCACTCTGCTGAGGGTCCGCCAGTTCGATACCGGTGGTGAGAGTGCAAAGGACGAGCTGGCACAGAACGTTCGTGTCGTTACAGAGGCTGAGATCGACGCCGCAATCGCCGAAGCGGCAACGGCCGTCGCGGCCCTTCGAACCCAGATCGATACTGCGGACTCGGAAGGCATCCCGGTCGCCGCAGCCGAAGCGGCCTATTCCCGCGCTTCGGAGAACCTGACCGCTGCCGCGGCATCCCTGTCCGGTGCCGCATGGCAGGCGATTTCCCGTGCGGCCGATGCCGCTGCGGAAGGGCAGGGGCTCCTTGCGCAGGCATACGCAGAGGCGCTCGCCGCTGACGCCCGGGAGGAGATCACGGACGTACGCATGCGGGTGGATACCGAAGGCGGGACTTGGAGCGCCGAGCGCCGGATGGTAATCGAGGCTAAGCTGGAAGCGGCGGAGACGCTGCTTGTCCGTGCCGATGCGGCCCGTGCCTCGGGGGCGTATGACGAGGCTCGGCTGCATGCGGGCGCCGCACGTGAAAAGGCTGCCGAAGCAGTGGCGTATGCGGACGAAGCCGTACCGGAGGAATCCCCGGTGACACCGGCAACGACCGGACCGACGATAACGGAGACGCCCGCCCCGGCAGGTGCCAGCGGCGATATCGACGCCGCACTCGAGGGCGTCGATCGTATCACACGTGCGATCCGGCAGATCATAACGGCGCTCTCGGAGCTCGCCGAAGGGCTGCAGGGCCTGATGCCCCCGGAGTAGGCACCAATTCCCCCTTTTACCCTGACGACCGCCGCACGATAGCCATCAGATCCCATGCCAGCGATTCGCACCGCGCCGGTGTATGGAGCCGGGTGTCGATGCGGAGCGCCCCCTCAACATCCGCGCTATCACGGACATCCTGCACGAACAGATCGCAAAAATCCCTGTACAGGGAGAATACCCCCTGTGAGGACGATTCGAGCCCTTCGGCACGCATCAGCCTGCCTTCCGGACCACTGCCGTCGCGGCTCCCGGTGAAGGGGGAAACGGCGATGACAAATGTATCCGAGAGCGCTTCTTTCACCCCGCTGCATGCCAGGATCGGGAGGATACCCCCCGCGGGCTCGGACGGCCCGATAATGACCGCATCGGAATCCCGGAGAGCGGAGATGGCCGTGTCCGTCGCAACCAGCGGACCGTTATGTTCGAGTACGATTCCCTCCGGTTCCCGGTTGTCGGCGGTTTGCCAGAGCGGAAACGGAAGCAGCCCCCCGTCCGTCCGTACCATCGCCCGCACCGGCACATCGGTCGCAGGCAGGATTGCCGCACTGAGGGAAAGGCTGCCGGCGAGCGCCTCCGTTGCCGCGGTCAGCGTCATGCCGGAGCGAAGCAGATCGGCGCGGGCGATCTGGACGGCACGCTCCCGGTCGCCGACGGCAAGGGGCTCGGGACGACCGAGAGTCCCGAGGTACCGGTGGGTTGCGTACGTGTCCCCAAGAATCCCGCTCCAGGTCGAGGTGTTGAGGATGCCCGCGAAGAGAAACATCACCGCATCGGCACTGCCGAGCATGTGCCCCCCCGAGAGGGGAAACGCATCGGCGGTGGTGACGATAACCGCCATTTCACGGTCATGCAGGAGCCTCCGCATCCCGAGAAGCAGCGGGAGTGTCCCCGTCCCCCCGGAGAGAAACGCAATCATCATCATGAGTGTGCGGCTCCGGCCATCTAACTACCGGTGTTTTCCGTGAAAAAGATCAGGGGAGGAGGGCGTACTGCGGCGCCAGGCGACCGAGCACGTGCAGCCCGTAATAGCGGTGAAAGGTGATGACCGGCACCGCAACAAGAAGCATGGCAACGATTGCCGCGAGCACGAACGGGGTGGCGAGAACGGCGTCAATGAGCAGAGAACCGAGAGCGAGATGTCCGGCAAAGACCACAAGCCCCCCCGGAATGCCGATGATGATCAGCGCGATGACCATCGCGATCAGCTGCAGGATCGAGGTGGCGATGACGAGCACAATTTTTGCCAGCACAAACATGAGCGCCTGCTTCCACTCCGCCCGCAGTACGGGGTACACGCTGCGCCACCCGCCGATCACGCCGCAGTCGTCCCGTATCATCACCGGCACCACGAAGTCGATGGTCAGCATCTGGATAATTGCGCCCGGGATGAGCAGCACGAGCAGGATCAGCAGGGCAGCAAGGATTGCGACGACCGCGGAGATGTTCACTCCCCCGGTCATCACGATCACGGCAATGAACACGACCGCCGCGGGAATCGCCACGATCAGCAGCAGCAGGAGCGCGAGCCCCACCTCGAAGAGGAAGAGGCGCACGCCCTTCCCGGCACGCGGGCTGAAATGGCTGAGAATGCGCCATTCATTCGTGACGAGCATATCAACGAAGACGAACTGCAGAATCGTGCCGATGATGCTCCAGAGCAGCGCGAGGAGGATGAGCGCGACCACGCCGGCAATAATCAGGGGAAGAAACGGCGTAACGGCATGCTCCAGTCCGGCTGGCATATCCCCGGTGCTCCAGCTTGGGGACGGGAGATTTATCCCTCCGCCGCCGATGAAAAATGCGATCACTGCGATGCGCAGCCAGATGGAACGGCGAAACGGCAGGAGGAGCTCCTTTGTCCGGGCAAACGCAGGCTCAATTTCCCCGAATGCGACATAATCTTCAGCCATATTACATGAATGATGACGTGTGCGGGAAGAAAAAGCCTTTCCCGCGACCTGACAGGGAAGGTTGCCCTATCCCCCCCCTTCGACGATTCGCAGAATCTCTTCCGCAAGGCCGATACTCTTCTCACGGTCCGTCATCAGGGTGTCGCACCGCACCGCGCCCGGCACATCCACCGGATCGCGGATATCCTGAATGAAGACATCCGTGAAATCCTCATAGAGACCGAACGTGCCCGCCGATGAGGGTTCACAGCCCCATGCCTGCATGAGAGCCGCTGCGGGACCGCTGACAGGCACGTCACCGATGAACGGGCTGACGGCGATGACAAATGCATCGGCAAGCACTTCCCGGATACCTTCGCATTCAAGAATCGGGCCGATGCTTGTC
This genomic interval from Methanoculleus sp. SDB contains the following:
- a CDS encoding acyl-CoA synthetase — its product is MSNCTTFLDVNRRFGDKTAIVQPTTGHSYSYRELFATVNRVGNGLRKIGIGPGERICIHLDSSPDYVICYLAIWRIGAVAVPVNIALTEEEVRYAVTNAGAAAIITDAGGCGAAERIRGRAPSVRHIVCTGTGGSAGTVPWDAILAAPPELRAAFCAGDTVCQLQYTSGTTGNPKGAMLTHANWMAALDAGGEVLGLCSDDVYLGIYPMAHVGVSWGISALKAGATWVVMERFDPEAYIRLVPESGATVVASMPPVIHSLSLSPPGTEEAFAGTRIMISGGGPLHPSIWKTFHERFGIPVANAYGLSETIVVGTGTAIRPEDYATAEDFRSVGHPVGYSEVTIVDTDDPTIELPPGETGEIALRGPSVASGYWQMPDETNAVFLPEGWFLTGDIGYLDSSGMLAITDRKKDMIVMSGWKVYPTEVEKVLMEHPKIRDIAVFGIPDEHRGEIPVAAVVPAAGVEFLHEELVEYARERLAGYKIPRRTVILRDLPRVGGWKLLRRELRDRFGAISRRE
- a CDS encoding KaiC, whose protein sequence is MPENNEYLEEIREKRSTGISGLDFQLGGGYPEGTSIVVYGTALTGMDRMAVQFWKAEETAGTYLMLDAAPVEGMIKPSGSDPGTLVPLMEGDRVVVDSLSTVLLEHGIDAAIHCLTDGVDSVRRQGGNVMFLLYSGIHTPLEELRIIRAADIFMTLTETTHGNEIERRLAINKIPHMDVPQRVYPYNVMKEGLEFSTTARVV
- a CDS encoding two-component system response regulator — protein: MTHGTILVVEDDIIIATLLQTRLKKLGFSVVHISATAEDAIMKATELKPDLALMDIRLKGESDGIGAAEAIREKENIPVIYLTSHSDEDTLERAKKTKPAGYIIKPFTDDILRTTIEIALYSSGKTG
- a CDS encoding methionine synthase; the encoded protein is MILTSKLLPTTVVGSYPVVKGKGLLSLMDPLKTAMETAVADQIRAGIDIISNGQVRGDMIGSFTSQLPGISGQRVIGRVQAPPKAFTVGDTRYALSQHAKVKGILTGPSTLAHALKIDTPMYRNREELILDIAQALATEAKRLEETGVTIVQIDEPILSTGTANLHTARQAVGTITSVLRIPTGLHVCGGLRGVIDDIRKMPVDILDCEFANNPDNLEVVSGADLKGKIIGYGAVDSASSDIEPVAAIRAHIEHGVDLFGADRLLIDPDCGLRMLSRETAFEKLRRMAKAAACVRSEL
- the aspC gene encoding aspartate--tRNA ligase (catalyzes a two-step reaction, first charging an aspartate molecule by linking its carboxyl group to the alpha-phosphate of ATP, followed by transfer of the aminoacyl-adenylate to its tRNA; contains discriminating and non-discriminating subtypes) codes for the protein MRKRIADITPETEAAEIIGWVHEIRDLGGLSFYLIRDRSGIIQATIVKKKAADDVIEAAKSVSRESVVRITGTVRAVDKAPGGRELIPETFEVIARAATPLPLDVAEKVPAELDTRLDARFLDARRPRISAIFQIRSTVTHAVSDLLAREGFITIQTPKVVAAATEGGTELFPIAYFEKEAFLNQSPQLYKQMMMAAGFEKVVEIGPIFRAEEHNTVRHLNEATSIDVEVSFADHHDVMDLLERVIIAAYESVGERCASQLEVLGVAPAVPVAPFPRITYEEAIGIASAKIDEDLAYGDDLGTAAERALGEEMGEHYFIVDWPTEIKPYYALPYEDRPEICRAFDLMHPRMELSSGAQRVHRHDLLVEQIRAKGLSPENFEFYLQPFLYGMPPHAGWGLGAERLVMTMLELPNIREAVLFPRDRHRLTP